The genomic segment tatgtatatatggatacatgtatgtatgtgtgtgtgaatatatattaattctgTTTCCGTCGCTAATTAATTTTACTAAGTCTTCAGGCTATTTGAGACATTAGCGTCTAAAAAGATGCTGGTGTTCGTGGCAGCGAGATTTGACTGGCATGTGATGACCGGTGCTTCACACTGATGAGGTCCAGTAGACCGAAATTACGTGATATGGGAATTCTGGCGCCTGTGACAGATGACTCTCATCTGCTACGATccttgtgtgtgcttttatgcaccaggCCACCCATAATAGAGGATATTTCAAGGCTAATAGCACAATATTTGGGTctctaacaagacatccatgttaagttggatatacaGATTaacttaattaatatatatatatatataNNNNNNNNNNNNNNNNNNNNNNNNNNNNNNNNNNNNNNNNNNNNNNNNNNNNNNNNNNNNNNNNNNNNNNNNNNNNNNNNNNNNNNNNNNNNNNNNNNNNNNNNNNNNNNNNNNNNNNNNNNNNNNNNNNNNNNNNNNNNNNNNNNNNNNNNNNNNNNNNNNNNNNNNNNNNNNNNNNNNNNNNNNNNNNNNNNNNNNNNNNNNNNNNNNNNNNNNNNNNNNNNNNNNNNNNNNNNNNNNNNNNNNNNNNNNNNNNNNNNNNNNNNNNNNNNNNNNNNNNNNNNNNNNNNNNNNNNNNNNNNNNNNNNNNNNNNNNNNNNNNNNNNNNNNNNNNNNNNNNNNNNNNNNNNNNNNNNNNNNNNNNNNNNNNNNNNNNNNNNNNNNNNNNNNNNNNNNNNNNNNNNNNNNNNNNNNNNNNNNNNNNNNNNNNNNNNNNNNNNNNNNNNNNNNNNNNNNNNNNNNNNNNNNNNNNNNNNNNNNNNNNNNNNNNNNNNNNNNNNNNNNNNNNNNNNNNNNNNNNNNNNNNNNNNNNNNNNNNNNNNNNNNNNNNNNNNNNNNNNNNNNNNNNNNNNNNNNNNNNNNNNNNNNNNNNNNNNNNNNNNNNNNNNNNNNNNNNNNNNNNNNNNNNNNNNNNNNNNNNNNNNNNNNNNNNNNNNNNNNNNNNNNNNNNNNNNNNNNNNNNNNNNNNNNNNNNNNNNNNNNNNNNNNNNNNNNNNNNNNNNNNNNNNNNNNNNNNNNNNNNNNNNNNNNNNNNNNNNNNNNNNNNNNNNNNNNNNNNtctctctctctctctctctctctctctctctctctctctctctctctctctctctctttctttctttctttcttttcatttttttcttttgacatttcgtttaacttttttctttctttcttccctttcttcctttTCGACTTCTTCGTTTCGTTTAACCAAAACTCAAAACGAAAGCACCCCTATTTCAGACCAGGCGGAAATTATCCCAACGATGTTGCTTTGGCTCAGTTGACGTCTCCAATCCAATATACAGATTATGTAAGATCGATCTGTCTTCCATCTCGATATGACAGTTATGATAACGACGAATGTTGGATTAGTGGATGGGGTGCAACCAGAGGTAAGACGTTCTTCACATTGCAGATCATAAGATTTTTGGTATTTAATTATTGGAACTGTTTTTattatcaatagaataaatataatacctataaaataaagatgataattgCATATGTAACACATATATGACACATATGCAATTCAAAACCACGTTAAAATACAGATCGAAACATAAGcgaagaaagaatataagagatagaaaaaagatagaaagcaCATCTATTCAACACTGTCTCAATTGGTCGGACACCACAAGAATTAACGGAACCTACAGAAGCAAGCCAACACGCACGCGGCATTACCATGGGCGATGGTGTGGCTAAGGTGTTGgaacagccaagcaccctcacaagcatcacctgacaccttggtaaggcgatggtggtgattgtggtcgTAGAGGTGATAACAGTTGtgttatatgttcatatctatgtgcatgcataggtatacgtatatatgaatacatcttcactagtagtactatttcgttaagcgcatctactaagcagtatgaactgtgtttaaggcagatacgcacagcgtgtatcactccgctatagacactgtttgtaaacatgtcaaataaagtaaaCACGTAGAAACATAACAATGCCttcagtgagttgtttattatcccacaaagaacaaaagaatacataacaagttgttatcgttgttattgtggtggtggagaAGATTGAGTCGgttggaagaagagaaaaagtttgCTAGAGGCCTGGTGATGGATAACATTTATCACGCTTTACCATTATTTGGAatggatggagaaagagaaattgagatGGAAATTCTTGTATTATTTTAGACCTGACTTTCACATCTTGGAGAGTATACAAGCTACAcactttatatttaattcttgaaGCCGCAAACATTTTTCTCGGGGGTTTctaatttcatgtttttctttttgtatttttcttgagTCCTAGGTCTCATAAGGTCGGTTACCAGGTTTCCATGGTATAAATGACCGAGGTCACAACATTATTTCTGAGTGGGATACCGGTGAGTTGCAaggttcaaggccagcaattttttgcgGGAAGGAACAAATAGATTACATAGACTCTAGTACttcactggcactttattttaccaatcccGAAAGGATTGTACTAGGGCTGGTTTTAGCTGCTGTATCTAGCGTAGGAAGTCAACAGTTATGCACAGAAAAAGACAACGAAATCTGTGGAATTTTATTCTTTACGTACACAAGCAAAAGTCAAATATTGTTGTTATAACGAATGACAAATGTTGAGAGAGTTTGGATGTTATTGTCCTTGGTGTAATTGTAGCAGAGTTCAAAAAAATTAGCTGCTAATCGTTGTTTTGCTGTCGCGGGAGTTCATTATGTTGATGTCAGCTCGGTTCAGCAACTGCCTATGGATATTTGCCGTCATTCTACCGTGTCGTCTTTATTGTCTCCCATGCTCTCTCTCTGCTACAGTCCAAAATTCTCTGGTAGTCGCGATGTGTCAATTTTATGCTGATTGATGGGCTCAGAAAGGATCGCGCTAAAAATTGAAATTGTCGCTGGATCCTATTCCACACGAAATTGTGATTTTGTTGACCACGTTGGTAATATTCTAGCGAATCGCGACGTCGGTTGATTGCTGAATATTCTTGCtataggatgaaaagtaaagttgactttggcgggatctgaactcaggacatagagaacaagaagaaatgccgttaagcattttgtccgacatgctaacgattgtgccagctcgttGCTTTAATTTCATGCACACGACTCAACAAAACTGATCTTGGAACATTTCGTTCTAACGCAGAATGTTTAGCAAACTTGCTTTACTATATTCACCACTTAATAATTAAATATCTGATATTCTTAAGTTGGCACAATGCCATagatccgtgtgtgtgtgttaagggaATGTAGTCGATTTAACTCTACATCAATGAATGGCTTGTAGCTATTTGTAtcgataaaagacaaagtcgacttcgttgGGGAATTTAAACTCGAACATGAAGGGACATAACTACATAAGTCAAGGTTCAAAACTATCGTTTCTGCTTTTGTATCGccatatattgatatgtaataatgtatttcGAATTAAACGTATAAATGTTTGAGATAAGTTATTGTTAAGAAGATTATAATATTTCAGACAACTAACCTTATCGTTATATgcgaacatttttttcttcaatatttacatttacactaaGTTTCTGACGGTTTGCCTTCCGACAATCCTCGAGGGTTTATTTTTGGATATGTACGTAATATCGTAAAATGAGTTCGatatataaattctttgttatctAAGCTAAGACTAATAACCTTCTTATCCATTTGTCCACTGGTGCATCATATTTAGTTATTGTTGCAATTTAAAGattgttaatatttaatttttagtaATGAAACAACCATATTGATTTGATGTCAGCATTTGGTTTACTGATCAGGTTATCAGCaagtgtctaatatatatatatatatatatatatatatatatatatatagatatagatatagatatatatatatacgtatgtatatatatatttatgtgtatgtatgtatgtatgtgtgtgtatgtgtgtatatacatacatttagctctctctatataaagatgagaatgtgtgtctgtctgtgtgaatctctaaaactcaagaactacataaccgatttcattcaaattttacacataccttACTTAGGGCCCAGgtagtgtcatgggccaaaaaaaaaattttaactttttgcctaatgtgagcccagagcaatctcttatatctttcactttttcaGTATTACGTGTTAAAAGCGAAAcgataacatctctctattgtaatgtcagatactttcactttaatatttcCTCTATTaatattgaaactattattaaagtgaaactattatctcacatctatacaggcatacatgcatatatataatatatattttgtatatatatatatatatatatatatatatatatNNNNNNNNNNNNNNNNNNNNNNNNNNNNNNNNNNNNNNNNNNNNNNNNNNNNNNNNNNNNNNNNNNNNNNNNNNNNNNNNNNNNNNNNNNNNNNNNNNNNNNNNNNNNNNNNNNNNNNNNNNNNNNNNNNNNNNNNNNNNNNNNNNNNNNNNNNNNNNNNNNNNNNNNNNNNNNNNNNNNNNNNNNNNNNNNNNNNNNNNNNNNNNNNNNNNNNNNNNNNNNNNNNNNNNNNNNNNNNNNNNNNNNNNNNNNNNNNNNNNNNNNNNNNNNNNNNNNNNNNNNNNNNNNNNNNNNNNNNNNNNNNNNNNNNNNNNNNNNNNNNNNNNNNNNNNNNNNNNNNNNNNNNNNNNNNNNNNNNNNNNNNNNNNNNNNNNNNNNNNNNNNNNNNNNNNNNNNNNNNNNNNNNNNNNNNNNNNNNNNNNNNNNNNNNNNNNNNNNNNNNNNNNNNNNNNNNNNNNNNNNNNNNNNNNNNNNNNNNNNNNNNNNNNNNNNNNNNNNNNNNNNNNNNNNNNNNNNNNNNNNNNNNNNNNNNNNNNNNNNNNNNNNNNNNNNNNNNNNNNNNNNNNNNNNNNNNNNNNNNNNNNNNNNNNNNNNNNNNNNNNNNNNNNNNNNNNNNNNNNNNNNNNNNNNNNNNNNNNNNNNNNNNNNNNNNNNNNNNNNNNNNNNNNNNNNNNNNNNNNNNNNNNNNNNNNNNNNNNNNNNNNNNNNNNNNNNNNNNNNNNNNNNNNNNNNNNNNNNNNNNNNNNNNNNNNNNNNNNNNNNNNNNNNNNNNNNNNNNNNNNNNNNNNNNNNNNNNNNNNNNNNNNNNNNNNNNNNNNNNNNNNNNNNNNNNNNNNNNNNNNNNNNNNNNNNNNNNNNNNNNNNNNNNNNNNNNNNNNNNNNNNNNNNNNNNNNNNNNNNNNNNNNNNNNNNNNNNNNNNNNNNNNNNNNNNNNNNNNNNNNNNNNNNNNNNNNNNNNNNNNNNNNNNNNNNNNNNNNNNNNNNNNNNNNNNNNNNNNNNNNNNNNNNNNNNNNNNNNNNNNNNNNNNNNNNNNNNNNNNNNNNNNNNNNNNNNNNNNNNNNNNNNNNNNNNNNNNNNNNNNNNNNNNNNNNNNNNNNNNNNNNNNNNNNNNNNNNNNNNNNNNNNNNNNNNNNNNNNNNNNNNNNNNNNNNNNNNNNNNNNNNNNNNNNNNNNNNNNNNNNNNNNNNNNNNNNNNNNNNNNNNNNNNNNNNNNNNNNNNNNNNNNNNNNNNNNNNNNNNNNNNNNNNNNNNNNNNNNNNNNNNNNNNNNNNNNNNNNNNNNNNNNNNNNNNNNNNNNNNNNNNNNNNNNNNNNNNNNNNNNNNNNNNNNNNNNNNNNNNNNNNNNNNNNNNNNNNNNNNNNNNNNNNNNNNNNNNNNNNNNNNNNNNNNNNNNNNNNNNNNNNNNNNNNNNNNNNNNNNNNNNNNNNNNNNNNNNNNNNNNNNNNNNNNNNNNNNNNNNNNNNNNNNNNNNNNNNNNNNNNNNNNNNNNNNNNNNNNNNNNNNNNNNNNNNNNNNNNNNNNNNNNNNNNNNNNNNNNNNNNNNNNNNNNNNNNNNNNNNNNNNNNNNNNNNNNNNNNNNNNNNNNNNNNNNNNNNNNNNNNNNNNNNNNNNNNNNNNNNNNNNNNNNNNNNNNNNNNNNNNNNNNNNNNNNNNNNNNNNNNNNNNNNNNNNNNNNNNNNNNNNNNNNNNNNNNNNNNNNNNNNNNNNNNNNNNNNNNNNNNNNNNNNNNNNNNNNNNNNNNNNNNNNNNNNNNNNNNNNNNNNNNNNNNNNNNNNNNNNNNNNNNNNNNNNNNNNNNNNNNNNNNNNNNNNNNNNNNNNNNNNNNNNNNNNNNNNNNNNNNNNNNNNNNNNNNNNNNNNNNNNNNNNNNNNNNNNNNNNNtatatatatatagatatatatgtatataagtatgtataaatatgtatgtatatatatatatatgtatatatatgtataaatatatgtttgcatgtatatatgtgtataaatgggtacatatatgtatgtatatgtaatatgtacacataatatacacatatatacatgcatacatatattcatatatatatctacatacatatatacatatatatacatttatccacacacatgcacacgttatttcacattgccccagccCATTCAGCTGGCAATAAAGAGTTGTACCTGTtgttcaaagagccagccttgtcacattctgtgttacgctgtttctccctgagaattacgttaaggataacacgtctgtggagtgctcagccacttgcacattaattccacaagcaagctgttctgttgatcggattaactggcaCACTGAGTGCTAGTATTTGACCATTgacaagatgaaaggcagagttgacctctgCGGGCTTTGAACTTTGTCATTTTTCTTGACATTTAGCTATCCATCAACTCTTAATTATTAAgtaattaataacattttattgaaagaaaaactattcttgttttgtttttaaggtACAGGAAGCAACCGACAACTGCGTGAGTTGAACGTGACCCTTTTGAACCCAAATTTTTGTCAGAATCTTTGGCACGGAACCATTCGTCCACCACTTCATATCTGTGTTAATTTTGGCATAAAAGGAGCCTGTTCAGTGagtattaaaattatttgattttattattaacttATAGACGAACGGCGAACTGGTAGAGCGTCGgataaaaatgttttgtaattgtCACTACTCTTCTTGTTCAGGGTTCAATATCATCGATTTATCTCCTTcactcaaaaattgctggcctcgaaCCCTGTAAGAGCCCAGTATCACGCTCAGGGAAAGTATTCTGATCTTGGTCTCTTAAACGCCATGGAAACCAAAAGACCGACCTTATGAGTCCctggactaaaaaaaaaagaaaggaaaaacaacacAATATCGATTTCGTATCTTTTTTGTTGCTGTCACagttttcaattcttttaattttgttccaattgttttcaaatttggtgcacCGATGTagattatggaaatgaaattcgTTTTtgctataaattaataaataaaaagttaatagcttttaaagtttgcaaattttgggtaattttagccgaCCGTAAGCCACAGGTATattggtgcctgtttccatagtaacaagacAAGGTTTAGTCTACTTAAAACTCCAACCACATGTATTGTTTTTACATGTCTATTTTCTTTAATAAGTGCCTATTTTCTGAACCTTTCGAATATGATGGAGAAATTGGAAACCGAGAAGGATACAGTTTCATACTTGCAAGAGAAAGCTGTTGTccctaaaagaaaattatatacaaaaagacaCTATGTCTGGAGACATAGTCAGTTATATCAACAACGATCTTTTGTTGGCACTTATCTTATTGAATTCCCGGAGCACGAAAACAAGGGCTACTCTAGAAAGGGatctgaacacagaatataaagaggGATAGCTAAAAACTCGTGGGAGACAAaggcagacacatatatttatacctttATGAAGGGCTTCCACagattctatctaccaaattctctcacgaAGCATTGGTCCGAAGATATAGTAGATGACAAATACCCATGGTGCCGCGCAGTGGTACGGAACCCGAAACcaagtggctgcaaagcaagcttctcaaccacacagccgtACCTGCGCCTACCTGTGGAACAAATAAATCTAGTCTTCTGGGATGCAACCTTAATACTGACAAAAGTCTTTGATGCTTTTGGGAAAACAGTCTGATGGTCAAAATACTCTTTTCCTTACTTTCATTGTAATATAGACACGAGGCTGATCGCCACAAACTAACCTATATTGAGTTTCAGTGGTCAATTCAAATCCTTTATTATTGTGGAAGATACAAAATGGTTAGCTGGCGGAATTTTAATCGCGCCGGACATAAATTtttcagcagcatttcttttggtttttacgttctgagttcaaataatgctgtggtcgactttgcttttcatcccttcgagatcgagaaaataagtaccagttgatgtaattaTCTTACTCATTTCTcaaaaattgctagctttgtgccaaaatttaaaactgttaTTGTGGAAGATATGACAGACTTTTGATAAATTGTATCGGTTATTTATTTTTCAGGGTGATTCTGGAGGGCCATTATCTTGTGTGCGAAAGTCTGATGGCCGATTCATTGTGGCTGGTGTTACATCTTGGGGCGACCGTTCGTGTCAAAGATATGGTTTCCCAAGTATCTACACAAATATCAAAACGTTTGTTCCATGGATTCAGAATGTAATCAAAGCTAACAGTAGAAGTCCGAGGTAACTTAGACAGAACCGAAGTTGTTTGGAAATTAAATACTTTTAACATTTCTACCTGTGTTCTTTGTCGTCATTCATTCAGTGAATCTATTACGGATCAACTAAAATGCTTTTAAAACCATTGCAGGGAGTAAATAAGCCATTTAATGTTATCAGGCTGGAGAAGCAGCACTAGGGAATGTCATTTTGTGATGTACCTCTGGCAAGTCAGGCTGGTGGAGCACATATAAATTCTTATTCATGAGGGCATATCAattcaacattgaaacatttagTAGTTGTAATTAGCACTAGTTCGTTCTCATTCATCATATTTGCCGCTGAGCTGCGAAGATTTTCTTAGGGCCGTTTCTGTAGTacgagatattttattttttatagactTTGTGAAAAGTTTGTCAGTCCCTTGTTCAACCCTCTATTACCCGGGCTTCAGACCGGCTAACAACAGTCAAGTGAAGATCAGCTAATTcagagagagaatggggagagagagagggggaatcaGTCGAGTTTGCGATACGACTGAATTAATTTCGTAATCCAGAAGTTGCTAATATATCGCAGTGTTGCCATAACACCACTTCACGCGCTCAAATTTTAAGTTGCTTAAGTAAAAGTCGAAAGTAAACAATATTGTAAAGCAGAAACAAATGCATCAAAGAAATTTCAAGAAACTGTTGCTGTGATTTCGTTTCAATTTCTCCTGAAACCACAAAGCGTTTAGTAAACATTTGAATTTCCTTTAATCTTCCATCCCACtcagttaaaaaataaattcctcATAATCCTGTGCACTTAACAGgctatggaaataaataaatcaacaagtGGTTACCTCCCTTGATGCGAATTAGGTCATTCAGAGTTGCTTACCGTGAATACAAATTCGCGTTTAATATTGGTAGATGGCGCCGAGTCTGACAGTCATTTTTGATGTAACATATTTGGTATTTGAATGTAATTGAGTCATTTTCATTTGGAAACAAGGGGATATAAGAGACTGATGCTACACTGTAAATTACTGGTACTTGTCTTATGGAAATTAATAGAGAGCATTGAAATTTAGGGCTGTAGAGGAACGAAATTCAATCTATTACGTATCTGGTCCAGTGCATCCCAACGTCAGTCATCTTCTCGGCTGCTGTTGTATTAAAAGCAATTTGTCTTAATCCTTTCCGTGTCCAATGCaatttcataagtttgtcctaaacgtccatgctTCATTTCAAACATAGTCattgtttcatacattctgagtaaaATAAAGCTTTCTTTCATGCGTCCCATGTTTTTgacgttgaaaaaaaaaaaaaaaaaatggcaatgtCTAACATATATGGTGCACGaatgccagggaaatatgtcctgtttattatgtgatacacaggacaggtaAAGGGTTAACTGGCAGAAGATCGATTCGGTAAACTAAtatgtaactggtgcttaatttatcaatcttgtAAGGGTTAGCAATGCAAGATGATACTTGCGAAATGAGAACTGCCTCGCGATTGATTTTAAGATTTAGggaaaatttgtagaaaaaaataaaattctacaaATAACTTTTCCTTGCCTCTGTTTGAGGGGAATTAAATTCTGTCTTGTGTTGTTGCAAAACCGAACATTTTGGACATACTAGGGCGCTGAAAGATAAAACTGGCAGTACAGGATAGGAGTAGCAGATTTAAGCTCAGAACTGTAATAGGACAACGAAAGGGACAAGTCTGGTATTCTATCTTATGtagtaaagtattttttttttttaatacctcaGTGTTTTCGAGCCAAGAAATGAGCTTCAATGTGGTCActcagcctgttagaaatagtaatgaATTCTCCCTCAAACAATATCTTTACCGTCTTACAATGGACCTAGACTTCCTGCTCATAGGAAAAAATGGGAAGGTCATGGAAGAAATTCCTTTAATCATAGATTTGGTCAGCTCTGACTGATTAgagttgaccttgggctaaataacagcaacgaTTGTATTTGAGCCAATGAGAAACATTCAATGTGGTCAtctgatttactagaaatagcagttaaatctccttcaaCTCAAACTGTTTTACATACACCCTAGATGGATGGACTGGTCATGTTGGGAGTGCCTTGGACTGTGGGTTTACTTGATATTGACTGGAGCTAAATAGTAATCTTTATTTCTGTGATATGAAGCCTTCAAATATCAGGTAACCAAACAGACAATaaaaatgtcatattttataCTCATCTTGTAGAACTATTCATCCCCATGTCAACCTTGGTCAAAAAGAATTACAATCAAAGTTGAAGCtgagatcaattttttttttcattttgaagtatATCAAGAACTTTATTCCCTAATACATCACTCTCTAGTTAAGACATTAATGTGTgaattgaaggagatttggctagtGTAgtgttggctgtgtggtaagtagcttgcttaccaaccacatggttccaggttcagtcccactgcgtggcatcttgggcaagtgtctactatagccttgggctgaccaaagccttgtgagtgga from the Octopus bimaculoides isolate UCB-OBI-ISO-001 chromosome 11, ASM119413v2, whole genome shotgun sequence genome contains:
- the LOC106876990 gene encoding chymotrypsinogen A, translated to MDPKYLLNLFICIINLMSIVQTEARSVCRYSYGCYICRTDSAKGGRCEIYRYCFRQRNRYNKVQCLRYNQRSTQDGCGIRPTRNIVGGSTSTEGKWPWQVSLQMKGSVHICGAVVINQNWLLTAAHCVYRTAAREFTAVFGEYDLGWKSGHEQYRSIFRTFVHPYFRPGGNYPNDVALAQLTSPIQYTDYVRSICLPSRYDSYDNDECWISGWGATRGTGSNRQLRELNVTLLNPNFCQNLWHGTIRPPLHICVNFGIKGACSGDSGGPLSCVRKSDGRFIVAGVTSWGDRSCQRYGFPSIYTNIKTFVPWIQNVIKANSRSPR